The following proteins are encoded in a genomic region of Candidatus Obscuribacterales bacterium:
- a CDS encoding aminopeptidase P family protein translates to MPAIDTSSGRSPLTLSHHLKQRRQRLADQLDQPVVLWSGQRMSRNFPANSYPFRASSHFLYFAGQSIEKAAIHLDGGRLTLFLDDPAPSAALWHGPTPSRDQWAEAIAADAAYPYSQLADVLDGALTLPVQDPRTQHQQHQILQRSFSPTGADADLVQAIVSLRLQHDDAALAELEQAAQVTVQAHQAGLRATASTEAQVRAAMEQVIVAANMTCAYNSIVTVHGEVLHNEVYHHPLQPGDLLLADVGAETAGGWAADITRTWPVSGTFSSSQRSLYEVVLAAHDACIAAIQPEVEYRSIHLLGAATLAAGLVDLGILHGAVEDLVDQDVHALFFPHGIGHLLGLDVHDMEDLGDLAGYAPGRQRSDRFGLGYLRLDRPLLPGMVVTIEPGFYQVPALLNDPDRRSRYASWVNWERLAHFADVRGIRIEDDVLVTDQGHRVLTADLPTSVADLEDWMAG, encoded by the coding sequence AGCAGCGTCGCCAGCGCCTTGCCGATCAGCTCGATCAGCCCGTGGTGCTCTGGTCTGGGCAGCGGATGTCCCGCAACTTTCCGGCCAATAGTTATCCCTTTCGGGCCAGCAGCCACTTTCTTTATTTTGCTGGCCAGTCTATCGAAAAGGCAGCGATTCACCTCGATGGTGGACGACTCACGCTGTTTCTAGACGATCCGGCCCCCAGCGCTGCCCTGTGGCACGGCCCCACCCCCAGCCGAGACCAGTGGGCAGAGGCGATCGCTGCCGATGCCGCCTATCCCTACAGCCAGCTTGCCGACGTTCTAGACGGCGCGCTCACCCTGCCGGTGCAAGACCCCAGGACCCAGCACCAGCAACACCAGATCCTCCAGCGATCCTTCTCCCCCACGGGAGCCGATGCCGACTTGGTGCAAGCGATCGTCAGCCTGCGCTTACAGCATGATGATGCGGCCCTAGCTGAACTAGAGCAAGCCGCCCAGGTGACGGTGCAGGCCCACCAAGCTGGTCTGCGGGCCACCGCCAGCACTGAAGCTCAGGTGCGGGCCGCCATGGAACAGGTGATTGTGGCGGCCAACATGACCTGTGCCTACAACAGCATTGTGACGGTGCATGGGGAAGTGTTGCACAACGAGGTCTACCACCACCCTCTGCAGCCGGGAGACCTGCTGCTCGCCGACGTGGGAGCTGAGACAGCGGGGGGCTGGGCGGCAGACATTACCCGTACCTGGCCTGTATCGGGCACCTTTTCTAGCAGCCAGCGATCGCTCTATGAGGTGGTGCTAGCTGCCCATGATGCCTGTATTGCCGCGATCCAGCCCGAGGTAGAGTATCGTTCGATTCACTTGTTGGGAGCAGCGACCCTCGCCGCCGGTCTAGTCGATCTAGGTATCCTGCACGGTGCAGTGGAAGACCTTGTCGATCAGGATGTGCATGCGCTCTTCTTCCCCCACGGCATCGGTCACCTGCTAGGACTCGATGTGCATGACATGGAAGACCTAGGAGATTTAGCCGGCTATGCCCCCGGCCGCCAGCGCAGCGATCGCTTTGGCTTGGGCTATCTACGGCTGGATCGACCCCTCTTGCCGGGCATGGTAGTGACCATTGAGCCAGGTTTCTATCAGGTGCCGGCCCTGTTGAACGATCCAGACAGGCGATCGCGTTATGCGTCCTGGGTGAACTGGGAGCGATTAGCCCATTTTGCTGATGTGCGCGGTATTCGCATTGAAGATGACGTGCTGGTGACTGATCAAGGCCATCGCGTCCTGACAGCCGACCTACCCACCTCAGTCGCCGACCTGGAAGACTGGATGGCGGGTTGA